A single region of the Chitinivibrionales bacterium genome encodes:
- a CDS encoding AgmX/PglI C-terminal domain-containing protein: MKSILILVLLPLCLGCTNKTIHQNSTNSEQAKPGFVKGGALTGGRSRENLMKGIMGNIGRVRQLYNEEFKDKYPDYMKVVVFFKINYLGVVTSSKITESNSNSPGFDSKILVIINSINFDQIEKRDDVTEVTYPFVFTK; this comes from the coding sequence ATGAAATCCATATTAATTCTCGTGCTCTTACCTCTTTGCCTTGGCTGCACAAACAAAACTATCCATCAGAATTCAACCAATTCAGAACAGGCTAAGCCTGGATTTGTAAAAGGCGGAGCGTTAACTGGTGGTAGAAGCCGAGAGAATCTTATGAAAGGGATAATGGGAAATATTGGAAGAGTAAGGCAATTATATAATGAGGAATTTAAGGACAAATATCCGGATTATATGAAGGTTGTTGTATTCTTCAAGATAAACTATTTGGGAGTTGTTACATCAAGTAAGATTACTGAATCCAATTCAAATAGCCCCGGGTTTGATTCCAAAATATTGGTAATAATAAATTCAATAAATTTTGACCAAATAGAGAAACGGGATGATGTCACAGAAGTAACATACCCTTTTGTATTTACGAAATGA